From Streptosporangium album, the proteins below share one genomic window:
- the nucS gene encoding endonuclease NucS: protein MRLVIARCSVDYVGKLTAHLPMAPRLILIKADSSVSIHADDRAFKPLNWMNPPCRLREEEGTWTVTHGKTGEKLVLTMEEILHDSRHELGVDPGLIKDGVEAHLQELLAEHITTLGAGWTLVRREYMTAIGPVDILCRDHTGATVAVELKRRGDIDGVEQLTRYLELLNRDPLLAPVKGIFAAQEIKPQARVLAGDRGIDCVVLDYDKLRGIERNDTLF, encoded by the coding sequence ATGCGTCTGGTCATAGCGCGGTGCAGCGTGGATTACGTCGGAAAGCTCACCGCCCACCTTCCGATGGCGCCCCGGCTCATCCTCATAAAAGCCGACAGCAGCGTCTCCATCCATGCTGACGACCGGGCGTTCAAGCCACTGAACTGGATGAACCCGCCGTGCAGGCTCCGCGAGGAGGAGGGCACCTGGACGGTGACCCACGGCAAGACCGGCGAGAAGCTGGTGCTCACCATGGAGGAGATCCTCCACGACTCCCGCCATGAGCTGGGGGTCGACCCCGGCCTGATCAAGGACGGTGTCGAGGCGCATCTGCAGGAGCTGCTGGCCGAGCACATCACCACGCTGGGCGCGGGCTGGACGCTGGTCCGCCGCGAATACATGACGGCGATCGGGCCGGTGGACATCCTCTGCCGTGACCACACGGGGGCGACCGTGGCGGTGGAGCTCAAGCGCCGCGGTGACATCGACGGCGTCGAGCAGCTCACCCGTTATCTGGAGCTCCTCAACCGCGACCCGCTCCTCGCCCCGGTGAAGGGCATCTTCGCCGCTCAGGAGATCAAACCGCAGGCCCGGGTGCTCGCCGGCGACCGCGGCATCGACTGTGTCGTCCTCGACTACGACAAGCTGCGGGGCATCGAGCGCAACGACACCCTGTTCTGA
- a CDS encoding sensor histidine kinase, with protein MERVMEQSEDRSALIEELEAQRAEVARLSAEHGALTERERLAGEIHDTLAQGFTSIIMLLQAADAQPDPARHLALAVQTARENLAEARALMAALSPAPLDGSTLDEALVRLADRLGEEAGIAVTFTVHGESRPLPPSAEVVLIRAAQEALANVREHAAAGRVDVSAAYGPRTVTLEVRDDGHGFDPSVAADGYGLRGMRSRVEQAGGSMRVRSSREGGTVLTVEVAE; from the coding sequence ATGGAACGGGTCATGGAGCAGAGCGAGGATCGATCGGCCCTCATCGAGGAGCTGGAGGCCCAGCGGGCCGAGGTGGCCAGGCTGTCGGCCGAGCACGGGGCGCTGACCGAGCGCGAGCGCCTCGCCGGGGAGATCCACGACACCCTGGCCCAGGGCTTCACCAGCATCATCATGCTGCTCCAGGCCGCCGACGCCCAGCCCGACCCGGCCCGCCACCTGGCGCTGGCCGTACAGACGGCGCGCGAGAACCTGGCCGAGGCCCGCGCGCTGATGGCCGCGCTCAGCCCGGCACCGCTGGACGGCTCCACCCTGGACGAGGCGCTGGTACGGCTGGCCGACCGGCTCGGGGAGGAGGCGGGGATCGCCGTGACCTTCACGGTCCACGGCGAGTCGCGACCGCTACCGCCCTCCGCCGAGGTGGTGCTCATCCGCGCCGCCCAGGAGGCCCTGGCGAACGTGCGTGAACACGCGGCGGCGGGCCGGGTGGACGTCTCCGCGGCCTATGGCCCGCGGACGGTCACGCTGGAGGTCCGTGACGACGGGCACGGGTTCGACCCGTCCGTCGCCGCCGACGGGTACGGCCTGCGCGGCATGCGGAGCCGGGTGGAGCAGGCGGGCGGCTCGATGCGGGTGCGGAGTTCGCGGGAGGGTGGGACGGTGCTCACCGTCGAGGTGGCAGAGTGA
- a CDS encoding ABC transporter permease, giving the protein MSQTVTRASAPPLGPPPSAIRLGLSRAALEIRLFFREKDAVIFTFSFPIVLLVIFGSIFADDLEGTGLNVSQLYVAGLIGSATMTGFQNLGIGIAMDRDDGTLKRILGTPLPRSSYFIGKALNTLFISFCQVVILLVIGVVLFGLKLPSEISTWLTFVWVFVLGVLGASLLGIAVSSLPRSGKSASAVIAMPFVVLQFISGVFIPVTQLPSWLVNISSVFPLKWMCQGFRSVFLGDVGATLELTKSYELGRVALVLGAWVVGGMLLCLTTFRWKSRRDG; this is encoded by the coding sequence ATGAGCCAGACCGTTACCCGAGCCTCCGCGCCGCCTCTCGGTCCGCCGCCCTCCGCGATACGGCTGGGGCTGTCGCGGGCGGCTCTCGAGATCAGGCTGTTCTTCCGGGAGAAGGACGCGGTGATCTTCACCTTCTCCTTCCCGATCGTCCTGCTGGTGATCTTCGGTTCGATCTTCGCGGACGATCTGGAGGGGACGGGGCTCAACGTCTCCCAGCTCTACGTGGCCGGGCTGATCGGTTCGGCGACGATGACGGGCTTCCAGAATCTCGGCATCGGCATCGCGATGGACCGCGACGACGGCACGCTCAAGCGGATACTGGGCACGCCGCTGCCGCGCAGCTCCTACTTCATCGGCAAGGCGCTCAACACCCTGTTCATCTCCTTCTGCCAGGTGGTGATCCTGCTGGTCATCGGGGTGGTGCTGTTCGGTCTGAAGCTGCCCTCCGAGATCTCCACCTGGCTGACCTTCGTCTGGGTGTTCGTGCTCGGTGTGCTCGGCGCGTCCCTGCTCGGTATCGCCGTCAGCAGCCTGCCCAGGTCCGGCAAGAGCGCCAGTGCGGTGATCGCCATGCCGTTCGTGGTGCTGCAGTTCATCTCGGGGGTGTTCATCCCCGTCACCCAGCTCCCGTCCTGGCTGGTGAACATCTCGTCGGTCTTCCCGCTCAAGTGGATGTGCCAGGGTTTCCGCTCGGTCTTCCTGGGTGACGTCGGGGCCACGCTGGAGCTCACGAAGTCCTACGAGCTCGGCCGGGTCGCCCTGGTCCTGGGAGCATGGGTCGTCGGAGGGATGCTGCTGTGCCTGACGACGTTCCGCTGGAAGAGCCGCCGCGACGGGTGA
- a CDS encoding sensor histidine kinase: MRLSGWELLYLVAFLTALFFVLSDKALGTAERVTGVVLLCGCLVAYARLGRRAVGVGYRSWRGRAYVVLLIVLFTPVAALCPPTRFVLFALCAQCFMMIPKNQARIAVIVFNVAPALEFLAVPPTLEELVVFLGVTGLVLTFALTFGPWIVDIVGQSRERASLIEELEARRAEVARLSAERGALAERERLAGEIHDTLAQGFTSIIMLLQQPDARRIELAVQTARENLAEARTLITELSPAPLSGATLEEALERITSQFGEELSVSATFEIRGGSRAAPTKVEVVLLRAAQEALANVRKHAGADAVAVTLEYTPEATRLTVHDDGTGFAPSAAEGYGLRGMRTRVEQMGGTLTVTGPPGGGTDLVAVVPADQPDHGA, from the coding sequence ATGCGTCTGAGCGGCTGGGAGCTGCTCTACCTCGTCGCCTTCCTGACCGCCCTTTTCTTCGTGCTCTCCGACAAAGCGCTGGGGACAGCCGAGCGGGTGACCGGGGTGGTGCTGCTCTGCGGCTGCCTGGTGGCGTACGCGCGTCTGGGGCGCCGGGCCGTCGGCGTGGGGTACCGCTCATGGAGGGGAAGGGCGTACGTCGTCCTGCTGATCGTGCTGTTCACTCCGGTGGCCGCCCTCTGCCCGCCCACCAGGTTCGTCCTCTTCGCCCTGTGCGCGCAGTGCTTCATGATGATCCCCAAGAACCAGGCGCGGATCGCTGTGATCGTCTTCAACGTGGCCCCCGCGCTGGAGTTCCTCGCCGTCCCACCGACGCTGGAGGAGCTGGTCGTCTTCCTGGGGGTGACGGGCCTCGTCCTCACCTTCGCGCTGACCTTCGGCCCCTGGATCGTCGACATCGTCGGCCAGAGCAGGGAGCGGGCATCACTCATCGAGGAGTTGGAGGCCCGCCGGGCCGAGGTGGCCAGGCTGTCGGCCGAGCGCGGGGCCCTGGCCGAGCGCGAGCGCCTCGCCGGGGAGATCCACGACACCCTGGCCCAGGGCTTCACCAGCATCATCATGCTGCTCCAGCAGCCCGATGCACGGCGGATCGAGCTGGCCGTACAGACCGCGCGCGAGAACCTGGCCGAGGCGCGGACGCTGATCACCGAACTGAGTCCGGCGCCGTTGTCGGGGGCCACCCTGGAGGAGGCGCTTGAGCGGATCACCTCACAGTTCGGTGAGGAGCTCTCGGTGTCCGCCACCTTCGAGATCCGGGGCGGTTCCAGGGCGGCTCCGACCAAGGTCGAGGTCGTCCTGCTCCGCGCGGCGCAGGAGGCGCTGGCCAACGTGCGCAAGCACGCCGGCGCGGACGCCGTCGCGGTGACGCTGGAGTACACCCCCGAGGCGACCCGGCTGACCGTCCACGACGACGGCACGGGCTTCGCCCCGTCCGCCGCCGAGGGATACGGCCTGCGCGGCATGCGCACCCGGGTCGAACAGATGGGCGGCACCCTCACGGTGACCGGCCCTCCGGGCGGAGGCACCGACCTGGTGGCCGTCGTCCCCGCCGACCAGCCCGACCATGGAGCGTGA
- a CDS encoding ABC transporter ATP-binding protein, with product MTTAVTVRGLTKRYGDVQAVGGVDLDINAGEVFAILGPNGAGKSTTVEIMEGYRTRDAGEVSVLGVDPGRPTREWRSRIGVVLQTANDVAEATVRETVRHFARYYPHPKDPDEVIEQVGLTDKAGQRIRQLSGGQRRRVDVALGVIGGPELLFLDEPTTGFDPEARRHFWDLIESLAHQGTTIVLTTHYLDEAEALADRVAVVAGGRIVAEGDPATLGGRATAKARVSWSDEGERRSLETGTPTRTVLELTRRFDGEVPELTVTRPSLEDIYLQLIEAPA from the coding sequence ATGACGACAGCGGTGACGGTGCGGGGCCTGACCAAGCGCTACGGCGACGTGCAGGCGGTCGGGGGCGTCGACCTCGACATCAACGCGGGCGAGGTGTTCGCGATCCTCGGGCCCAACGGTGCCGGGAAGTCCACCACGGTGGAGATCATGGAGGGATACCGGACCCGGGACGCCGGGGAGGTCAGCGTCCTGGGCGTCGACCCGGGGAGACCGACGCGGGAGTGGCGCTCGCGGATCGGCGTGGTGCTGCAGACGGCCAACGACGTGGCCGAGGCGACCGTGCGGGAGACCGTACGGCACTTCGCGAGGTACTACCCCCATCCCAAGGACCCGGACGAGGTGATCGAGCAGGTCGGCCTGACGGACAAGGCCGGTCAGCGGATCCGCCAGCTCTCCGGTGGCCAGCGGCGCAGGGTGGACGTGGCCCTGGGGGTGATCGGCGGTCCGGAGCTGCTCTTCCTCGACGAGCCGACCACCGGGTTCGACCCCGAGGCGCGCCGGCATTTCTGGGACCTGATCGAGAGCCTGGCCCACCAGGGAACCACGATCGTGCTGACCACGCACTACCTGGACGAGGCCGAGGCGCTGGCCGACCGGGTGGCCGTGGTCGCCGGGGGCCGCATCGTGGCCGAGGGCGACCCGGCGACCCTGGGGGGCCGGGCGACCGCCAAGGCCAGGGTGAGCTGGTCCGACGAGGGGGAGCGCCGCTCTCTGGAGACCGGCACCCCGACCAGGACGGTGCTGGAGCTGACCCGTCGTTTCGACGGCGAGGTCCCTGAGCTGACCGTGACCCGTCCCTCGCTGGAGGACATCTACCTCCAGCTCATCGAGGCCCCCGCGTGA
- a CDS encoding histidine kinase has product MTTPQLADATGVTAAGLDNVIEVGGLRQRYGGFEAVRGISLEGKEARARPAVTEERLRFSRDLHDLVGHSLSAIAVKSEVAVKLSKADPGRAAGEMEEVRGRRGRR; this is encoded by the coding sequence ATGACGACACCACAGCTTGCGGATGCGACCGGCGTCACGGCCGCCGGCCTCGACAACGTGATCGAGGTCGGCGGTCTCCGGCAGAGATACGGCGGCTTCGAAGCCGTGCGCGGTATCTCCTTGGAGGGCAAGGAGGCCCGGGCCCGGCCGGCTGTCACCGAGGAGCGGCTCCGCTTCTCCCGCGACCTGCACGACCTGGTCGGCCACAGCCTGTCCGCGATCGCGGTCAAGAGCGAGGTGGCGGTCAAGCTGTCGAAGGCGGATCCCGGGCGGGCGGCCGGTGAGATGGAGGAGGTGCGGGGCCGGCGCGGGAGGCGCTGA
- a CDS encoding TetR/AcrR family transcriptional regulator translates to MSQRSYRGMSAEERLAERRERLVSAAYTLYADLGFPETTIEKLCTLARISNRAFYECFSGRNELLQAVHDRCVQETVLAVLKSMEQAPETPTGRVEVGIAAYISFVTEDRRRAKILHLEVRRAGDYLTRSRQHSVAVFTQIIETNIFDLPEATKANQHLLALGVIGAMQELLTEWVLADDPPDVDHLIDTAIHIFHRSFAT, encoded by the coding sequence ATGAGTCAGCGATCATACAGAGGAATGTCAGCGGAGGAGCGGCTGGCGGAACGTCGGGAGCGTCTGGTCAGCGCGGCGTACACGCTCTATGCCGACCTCGGTTTCCCCGAGACCACGATCGAGAAGCTGTGCACCTTGGCCCGCATCTCCAACCGCGCCTTCTACGAGTGCTTCTCCGGCCGTAACGAGCTGCTGCAGGCGGTACACGACAGGTGCGTGCAGGAGACGGTGCTGGCGGTGCTGAAATCCATGGAACAGGCGCCGGAAACGCCGACCGGCCGGGTCGAGGTGGGCATCGCCGCATATATCAGCTTCGTCACCGAGGACAGGCGCCGTGCCAAGATCCTGCACCTGGAGGTACGGCGGGCGGGTGACTATCTCACCAGGTCACGGCAGCATTCCGTGGCGGTGTTCACCCAGATCATCGAGACGAACATCTTCGACCTGCCGGAGGCCACCAAGGCCAATCAGCACCTGCTGGCGCTGGGCGTGATCGGCGCGATGCAGGAACTGCTCACCGAGTGGGTGCTGGCCGACGATCCGCCCGACGTCGATCATCTGATCGACACCGCCATACACATCTTCCACCGGTCTTTCGCGACGTGA
- a CDS encoding response regulator, protein MLRLLIVDDHPVVREGLRGMLEADPEITVVGEAASGDEAVVRAGELRPDVILMDLRMPDGDGVSATSRILAVRPESRVIVLTTYETDQDIVRAVEAGAAGYLLKDTSRADLLAAIASAARGETVLSPSVATRLVTRMRAPVSDSLSPREAQVLSLVAVGLTNAEIGKALFISETTVKTHLLRVFGKLGVSDRTAAVTTALDRGFITR, encoded by the coding sequence GTGCTGCGTCTGTTGATCGTCGATGACCACCCGGTGGTCCGCGAGGGTCTGCGAGGGATGCTGGAGGCCGATCCCGAGATCACCGTGGTGGGGGAGGCCGCGTCGGGGGACGAGGCGGTCGTGCGGGCCGGGGAGCTGCGGCCCGACGTGATCCTGATGGACCTGCGCATGCCGGACGGGGACGGGGTGAGCGCCACCTCGCGCATTCTGGCCGTGCGGCCGGAGAGCAGGGTGATCGTGCTGACCACCTACGAGACCGACCAGGACATCGTGCGGGCGGTCGAGGCGGGGGCCGCCGGATACCTGTTGAAGGACACCTCCAGGGCCGATCTGCTGGCCGCGATCGCCTCGGCGGCGCGGGGCGAGACCGTGCTGTCGCCGTCGGTGGCGACCCGGCTGGTCACCCGGATGCGGGCGCCGGTGAGCGACTCCCTGTCACCCCGCGAGGCCCAGGTGCTCTCCCTGGTGGCCGTGGGGCTGACGAACGCGGAGATCGGTAAGGCGCTGTTCATCAGCGAGACCACGGTCAAGACCCATCTGCTGCGTGTCTTCGGCAAGCTCGGCGTCTCCGACCGCACCGCCGCCGTGACCACGGCCCTGGACCGGGGTTTCATCACCCGGTAG
- a CDS encoding STAS domain-containing protein produces the protein MRVTENPGAQVVSVGNRLDVGTVAGVRPRLHGAVDSGDGDLIVDLSGLEMIDATGLGVLVGTHRRALGAERRLILRGVPPRVMRVLAVTRLNRVLTVELPMAAVA, from the coding sequence ATGCGCGTCACAGAGAACCCCGGAGCCCAGGTGGTCAGTGTCGGCAACCGGCTCGACGTGGGTACCGTCGCCGGCGTCCGTCCGCGGCTGCACGGGGCGGTCGACTCCGGCGACGGCGATCTGATCGTGGACCTGTCCGGACTGGAGATGATCGACGCCACCGGCCTCGGGGTGCTGGTGGGAACGCACCGCCGCGCACTGGGCGCGGAACGCCGTCTCATCCTGCGCGGAGTGCCGCCGCGGGTCATGCGGGTGCTGGCCGTGACCAGGCTCAACAGGGTGCTCACCGTCGAGCTTCCCATGGCCGCGGTCGCCTGA